The Arthrobacter oryzae DNA window AGGATTCCCACCCCGAGGACGAAGACCAGCCCCACGCCGAAGATCTCGGATCCGCTGCCGAACTCCGGCGCCCAGCTGTCCGCGGCCGTCTGCAGGAACACCACCAGCAGTCCCAGGCCGCCCAGCAGGGGGCATAGCAGCCGCAGCACGAAGTTGCGGACGCTGCTGAAGACGCTGTTGCGGAAGTACCAGGTGCACGCGAACGCCGTCAGCCCGTAGTAGAAGCAGATCATGAGTCCCAGGGCAAGGATGGTGTCGTTCAGGACATTTTCGCTGACCACATGCATCACCGCATAGAACCCCGCGGAGAGGACGCCTGCAGCGATCGTTGCGAAACCCGGCGTCGAAAACTTCCTGCTCATGTGGCTGAAAGGCTTCGGCAGGGCACCGTAGTGTGCCATGGCCAGCAGGCTGCGGGACGGCGAGGTGAATGTGGACTGCAGCGACGCCGCGGAGCTGGACAGGACCGCCAGGGACATGAGGATCGCAAACGGGCCCATGATGGGGGAGGCCAGCGCGGTGAAAATGTTTGCGTGGTTCTCTTCGTTGTTCAGCCCGACGCCCTCGGTGCCCACGCCGGCGAACATCATGGTGGCGATGGTGACCAGGAGGTAGATGCCCAGGACCACCACGGCGGTGAGGGTGCCGGCAATGCCCGCGGTCTTCTTGCCGTTGGCCGTTTCCTCGTTCACAGTGAGGCACACATCCCAGCCCCAGTACACGAAGATGGACAGCGAAATTCCGGCGGCGATCTGCCCGAAGGTCTCGATCTTGGTGACGTCAAACCATTCCCAGCTGAACGGGATGGAGGTTTCCGAGGACGACCAGTTGGCGAAGGCCATGGCCACGAACAGGCCGAGCACCAGCAACTGGAATCCCACCAGGCCGTACTGCACGATCTTGGTGGTGTGCAGGCCGCGGTAGCTCACCCAGACGGCCAAGGCCACGAACACGAAGCACGTGGCGACGTTCAGGAGCTTGTTGGCGGCGAGGTCCGCCAGTTCCGGGGCGCCGGTGAGCTGGGCAAGGAACAGGTAGAAGAAGTCCACCGCCACCGCTGCCAGGTTGGACAGCACGATGATGTTCGCCGCGAGGAGTCCCCAACCTCCCATCCACCCCACCCAGGGGCCGAAGGCCTTGGTGACCCAGGTGAAGGTGGTGCCGCTGTCCGGCGAGTCGGCGTTGAGCTCACGGTAGGCCAGGGACACCAAAATCATGG harbors:
- a CDS encoding APC family permease; translated protein: MTQTIRQGSQSGAAGAKASGAGSTGADAPGTAHGITGKGLKGGQLGLLAVVVLGISTIAPAYTLTSALGPTVNEAGLQLPVIFLIGFIPMILVSLAYRELNADSPDSGTTFTWVTKAFGPWVGWMGGWGLLAANIIVLSNLAAVAVDFFYLFLAQLTGAPELADLAANKLLNVATCFVFVALAVWVSYRGLHTTKIVQYGLVGFQLLVLGLFVAMAFANWSSSETSIPFSWEWFDVTKIETFGQIAAGISLSIFVYWGWDVCLTVNEETANGKKTAGIAGTLTAVVVLGIYLLVTIATMMFAGVGTEGVGLNNEENHANIFTALASPIMGPFAILMSLAVLSSSAASLQSTFTSPSRSLLAMAHYGALPKPFSHMSRKFSTPGFATIAAGVLSAGFYAVMHVVSENVLNDTILALGLMICFYYGLTAFACTWYFRNSVFSSVRNFVLRLLCPLLGGLGLLVVFLQTAADSWAPEFGSGSEIFGVGLVFVLGVGILALGAVFMLIMARLRPGFFRGETIRKDTPALVVPE